From the genome of Mixophyes fleayi isolate aMixFle1 chromosome 2, aMixFle1.hap1, whole genome shotgun sequence, one region includes:
- the HOXC13 gene encoding homeobox protein Hox-C13, which yields MTTSLILHPHWADTLMYVYETSPNEKNHKKSPDMEGLSGNCSSTHCRDFISHPALGRHSSTIGTHQGPVYTDITSPESSRQCPGPTSSSNASLGYAYPFGSSYYGCRLSQSHNVNLHQKPCSYHPTDKYPEPSNSLPSEDFSSRAKEFAFYPSFASSYQAVPGYLDMSVVPGISSHPEPRHDTLISMEGYQHWALPNGWDGQVYCSKDQSQPSHLWKAPFPDVVPLQPEVSSYRRGRKKRVPYTKLQLKELEKEYAASKFITKEKRRRISTSTSLSERQVTIWFQNRRVKEKKVITKCKTSHLHNT from the exons ATGACGACTTCCCTGATCCTGCATCCACACTGGGCGGATACCTTGATGTACGTGTATGAAACAAGCCCGAATGAAAAGAATCACAAGAAAAGCCCAGACATGGAGGGACTGAGTGGGAACTGTTCAAGCACTCACTGCAGGGATTTTATTTCTCACCCAGCATTGGGGCGCCATTCCAGCACCATCGGAACCCACCAAGGACCTGTGTATACGGATATTACCTCTCCAGAATCTAGCAGGCAATGCCCAGGACCCACGTCTTCATCCAACGCCTCTCTGGGCTATGCATACCCGTTTGGAAGCAGTTACTACGGCTGCAGGTTGTCTCAATCTCACAACGTCAATTTGCACCAGAAACCCTGCTCCTACCACCCTACTGATAAATACCCAGAGCCCAGCAACTCGTTACCCAGCGAGGATTTCTCTTCCAGGGCCAAAGAATTTGCATTTTACCCCAGTTTTGCCAGCTCTTACCAGGCTGTCCCTGGCTACTTGGACATGTCAGTAGTCCCTGGGATCAGTAGTCACCCGGAACCTAGGCATGATACTCTCATCTCTATGGAGGGCTACCAGCACTGGGCACTTCCTAACGGGTGGGACGGACAGGTCTACTGCTCTAAAGATCAATCCCAGCCCAGTCATCTATGGAAAGCACCTTTCCCAG ATGTGGTGCCCCTCCAGCCAGAGGTTAGCAGCTACCGCAGAGGGAGGAAAAAGAGGGTCCCCTACACCAAACTCCAGCTGAAGGAACTAGAGAAGGAATATGCAGCCAGCAAATTCATTACCAAAGAGAAGAGACGGAGAATTTCCACCAGCACCAGTCTGTCTGAGCGCCAGGTTACGATATGGTTTCAAAACCGAAGagtcaaagaaaaaaaagtgatcaCGAAATGTAAAACCTCTCATCTCCATAATACCTGA